CCATGACCATCGGCGGATCCACCGCGGAAACCGAACTCGCCGCGCTCGCCCCCTGGGCCGATCGCGCGCTGGCCATCACGCTTGCCGAGCGCCGGGATCGCCTCGCGCGCGTGCGCGAGCGTATGGAAGCGATGGGCGCGCAGGCGCTGCTGGTGCAAGCCGGCATGTCGCTGCGCTATTTCGCCGGCGTGCCCTGGGGCGCCACCGAGCGGCTCGTCGCGATGCTGCTGCCGCTCCAAGGCGAGCCGATCATGATTTGCCCGCGCTTCGAACTCGGCTCGCTCACCGCCGACATGGCCTATGACGCGGACATGCGGCTCTGGGAGGAGGACGAGGATCCCTTCGCGCTGGTGGCGGATGCACTGGGCGGCGTCACCACGCTGGCGATCGATCCTGCGCTCCCCTTCCAGATGGCCGAGCGTCTGCGCCGCGCCGCGCCGCACATGACCCTGGTCGATGGCGCCCCGGCGATCGACGGCTGCCGCATGCGCAAGTCGCCCGCCGAGATCGCGCTGATGCAGCAGGCCAAGAACATGACGCTGGCGGTCCACCACGCCGCTGCCCGCATCCTGGCGCCCGGCATCACCACCGGCGCGGTCAAGCGCTTCATCGACCAGGCCCATCGCGCACTCGGCGCCGCGGGCTCGAGCTTCTGC
This genomic stretch from Sphingomonas sp. harbors:
- a CDS encoding Xaa-Pro peptidase family protein — encoded protein: MTIGGSTAETELAALAPWADRALAITLAERRDRLARVRERMEAMGAQALLVQAGMSLRYFAGVPWGATERLVAMLLPLQGEPIMICPRFELGSLTADMAYDADMRLWEEDEDPFALVADALGGVTTLAIDPALPFQMAERLRRAAPHMTLVDGAPAIDGCRMRKSPAEIALMQQAKNMTLAVHHAAARILAPGITTGAVKRFIDQAHRALGAAGSSFCIVQFGHATAFPHGLPGEQALEEGQLVLIDTGCTVEGYHSDITRTYAFGRVSDDAQAIWSLEKEAQAAAFAAAQPGVPCEQVDAAARAVLEEAGLGPDYRLPGLPHRTGHGIGLSIHEPAYLVRGDRTPLDTGMCFSNEPMIVVPDRFGIRLEDHFHMEESGPRWFTEPQKAIDRLS